Part of the Xanthomonas sp. SI genome is shown below.
CCGAAGCCGTTCTGCAGGCCCGCCAGTTCCGGCACCCGCGCCAGCGAGAAACGCCGCGGCGCCTTGCCGGCCCGCTCCAGCGTCGCTTCGCCGCCGCGCAAGGTGGTGGTCTCGCGGTACGGCGCGGTGACTTCGCGCACCAGCGTGTCGCTGTCCGGGCGCCGGTACTGGCCCTGCACGCGCAGCGGCGCCTTCAGCAGCGCCGAGCCGCGCAGTTCGACGAAATCGGTGCTGACCGGGACCGGCCGCGCCAGCTTCTGCAGGATCCAGCCGGGGTCGAGCGGCTCAGGCGATGCGGCGCATAGCGGTGCGGCGCTGCACAGCAGTATCAGCATCCACGGCAAGGTGCGGCGCATCGGCATGGCGGTTGTTCCAGAAATCGTAGAAGTTGAACCAGTTGTACGGCGCGGAGCGCGTGTAATGTTCCAGCCTGGCGGCGTAATCGCGGATGAGCGCGGCCAACGCCGGCGCGCGCTGCCGGCGCGGCAGGTCCAGGCCTTCGCTGAAGGTCTCGAACACCAGCTGGTAGCGGTTGCCGCCGCGGTACAGGCCGAACGCCAGCACCACCGGCACCTTCAGCGCCGCGGCGATCAGCCACGGCGAGGTCGGGAACATCGCGCCCTGGCCGATGAACGCGGCCGGCAGCGCCGG
Proteins encoded:
- a CDS encoding LolA-related protein — protein: MPMRRTLPWMLILLCSAAPLCAASPEPLDPGWILQKLARPVPVSTDFVELRGSALLKAPLRVQGQYRRPDSDTLVREVTAPYRETTTLRGGEATLERAGKAPRRFSLARVPELAGLQNGFGALLSGDRAQLQQHYTLSSSGTRERWQLQLQPKDPALAAQVRSLRLYGRGAELRCIETTPAKGDVQRTLLAGAARDAASLAETEALTALCHGDAR